In the genome of Arthrobacter alpinus, the window GCGGTCAGTGACACCGCGCGCAGGAGCACCTGGCGACGTGGCACGGTGCTTGATGGCACAGCACACAGCGAGTCGGCGGGGTGTGGCACGATTTATTTCTCCTTGCAGCACGGATGGTCCATCAGCCACTCATCTTAGTAGGGCAATCTTGGGAGTTCCCCCTGATGGCTGTCAAAGGTGGTCAAGACTACTTCTTGGAACCGGTAGTATTGTTCATGCTTCAATGCACTAGCGCGAGTGGTGGAATTGGTAGACACGCAGGTTTTAGGTACCTGTGCCTTCGGGCGTAGGGGTTCAAGTCCCCTCTTGCGCACAACAACAAAGGCCCCGTTCAGATGAACGGGGCCTTTGTCATATCCGGCTCACTACTGAGTTGGTGGCTGCGAGTCCGGCGCAACAGAGGCCAACCATTCCCGTCCTATGCGGCAGCGATCTTCAAATCCCGGTGCAACTTGGCGACGTGGCCCGTTGCGCGAATGTTGTACTGGGCCACGGCAACCTCGCCCGCCTCATCAACAACAATGGTGGAGCGGATCAGGCCCTGGTACGTTTTGCCGTAATTCTTCTTCTCACCCCAGGCAGCGTAGGACAGCGCCACGGCGTGGTCTTCGTCGCTCAGCAAGGGATAGTTGAGACCGTCGCGGGCAACAAACTTTTCCAGCTTCGCGACGGGATCGGGGGAAAGACCCACTACCGCATAGCCCGCAGCTTGCAACGAGGGCAGGCTGTCACGGAAGTCGCAGGCCTGCTTGGTGCATCCGGGAGTCATGGCAGCCGGGTAGAAGAAAAGGATCACCTTGCGGCCGGCAAAGTCCGCCAATGAGGTGGTTCCGCCATCGGCATTCGGCAGGCTAAAAGTAGGGGCCAAATCGCCCGGGACTAGACGCTCGGTCATGTTTTACTCCTCGTTCGCCCCGGTGCAGCGCCAAGTGGCGAAAGCTGGGGAAGTTGTTTTGGGCACTCTCTCAAGCCTAGTGCGTTGCGCGGATGTCCCACACAGGCGAGCTCCCACAGGGGGAACAGGTTACCGTGGATCCCAACTTCTCTTGCACCCGGCGGCTGCCGCTGGCTGCGCGAGACCACCACCGACGTAGAACGGACTGAAATTCTTGGACACCACAGCCTCATCCCATTCGGAGTCCTCCGTCGACAGTGCGAATGCAACGGCCGCTCCACGGGTCATTCCATCCCTGCAGCGGTGGACGGCACAAACCGGGACAACAAGCCTTGCCGGGGAATCGCCGTCGAACATTCCCCGGAACTGGCCGCCACCGCCACCACGTTACTCGCCGACTTTGCCGAATTGACGAGTTCCTCCCTGGGCCGCGGGGTGCAGCCTGTCACGATTGAACTGGCCCTTGACCCGGACCTTGAGTTCTCCACCGAGAATGCCACCGCGGCCACCGAAGGGTATCTGCTGGAGATCAACGGCGGCGTGAAAATCACGGCGCGGACGGATACCGGGGTCTACTGGGGAACGCGCAGTTTGCTGCAGATGCTGGCATCGTCCCTGACCCTGCCGGACGGCATCGCTGTTGACTGGCCCAACTATCCCGTGCGTGGCTTCATGCTGGATGTGGGCCGGCGTTTTGCCCGGCCGGAAGCCGTGCGTGACTACATCCGCATGATGAGCTGGTTCAAGATCAACACCTTCATGATCCACCTCAACGACAATGAGATCACCAAGGACACCAAGCGCAGCTGGGACGAGGCGCAGCAAGGATTCCGGTTGGCCTCGGATTCACCCTGGATCGCGGGTCTGGCATCCGAGGACGGAGCCTATGACCGCGTCGAGTGGGATTCCTTCGAGGATCTGGCAGCTAGCCGGCATGTGCAACTGGTTCCGGAATTGGATGTCCCGGCACACTCACGCTCCATCATCCGGTGGCGTCCCGAGACCGGCCTGAACGGTGGGGACTCGGACATGCTCGATCTCGGCAAGACGGAAACAATTCACCTGGTGAAGGGACTCTTCGATGAATTCGTGCCGTGGTTCCGTGGGCCTGCGGTCCATTTCGGTGCCGACGAATACAGCAAGGAACACAGTGAGGATTACCGCAGGTTCTTCAATGCCATCAGCACCCATCTTCGATCGCTGGGCAGGGACCCCGTAGCGTGGGGGAGTCTGAGTACCATGTCCGGGGGAGCAGGAAGCACCGGCACTGAAGGCTACAACCGCGACGTTGTCATCTGTGCATGGAACAACGATTGGTACAGCGGCCAGGCCGCCGTAACCGATGGGTACAAGGTCATCAACACGAACGACGACTTGCTCTACATAGTCCCCTTTGCCGACTATTATCACGGCGGTGCCTTGGATGCGCAGCCCTTGTTTGAAACTTGGGAACCGCATGTTTTTGGCGAAGGCAAGGACCTCTGTGCGCTGCACCCACAGCTGTTGGGTGCGGCGTCGGCAGTATGGAACGACTTGGTCTTGAACAACTACGACGAACAAGCGGTCTTCGATCTGGTGAAGCCCGCATTTGGTGTGCTGGCCCAAAAAATGTGGGTCGGTGCGGTGGCCGGACTTCTCTACGAAGAGTTCACGGAACGAGGTGAAGCATTGTCTCGGTGGCCCGGCCGAGCGCATTTCCACTAGCCGCCCATACGGCTATCGGCGTTTGAGCAACAATGCCTGGCGCGTATTCCACGAAAGAAAAGAAGAGCATGGCCGTATGTGGTGTGGGGATCGAAGACCTGCCAGCCCCATGACAAACGCGCGTCTTGGGGCAACAAAAAAACCGCTTCACTACTGGTTGTTACCAGTAGTGAAGCGGTTACCCTTTGTGCACCCCTCCGGACTTGAACCGGAAACCCATTGATTAAGAGTCAATTGCTCTGCCAATTGAGCTAGAGGTGCATTCATTTGTATTTGCAGTAAAAAACCGCACCGACACCGGTTGTTACCAGTGTCGGAGCGGCTTTACCCGTGCACCCCTCCGGACTTGAACCGGAAACCCATTGATTAAGAGTCAATTGCTCTGCCAATTGAGCTAGAGGTGCATCTTTTTCACTGCTGGGAACCACTTCGGATTGTGTCCGCGGTGTTCCTCGCAACGACATGAAACTATACGGGTTTTTTCCGTGAGTGTGAAATCCAAAAGCACTCTTTTGGTGATTTTGAGCCACGGATCACAGCAGCGATAGATGGGATCCGCGGAATCTAGCGGTTTTGACCCCAAAAAATCGTTGAATATTTTTGTCCCGCTTGGCTATGAAGCCCGAGTGAAGACCTGGGAGCGGCGGGGGTAGTGACGTAGTTCACTAGCGAGTCGTAGACTGACGCACATGAGCGCCCGCAGAAGTGCCGTCGAGAGCAGTGCAATGGAAAACAATGCCATGACCAACAACGCAGACTCACCCAGTCCGGGCGCCGTGTCAGCGGACGCGCTTGTCCTGGCTGCGGACGGCAAACCGGACATCAAGCCCCGCAGCCGAGTGGTGACCGATGGCATCCACGCAACACCATCGCGCGGCATGTTTCGCGCCGTCGGCATGGGCGACGACGACTTCCGCAAGCCCCAGATCGGCGTCGCCAGTTCGTGGAATGAAATTACCCCGTGCAACCTCTCCCTGAACCGTCTGGCCCAAGGCGCCAAGGAAGGCGTGTTCGCCGCCGATGGATTCCCCATGCAATTCGGCACCATCTCGGTTTCCGACGGCATCTCAATGGGCCATGAGGGAATGCATTTCTCGCTCGTTTCACGCGAGGTCATCGCCGACTCCGTGGAAACCGTCATGATGGCGGAGCGCCTCGATGGATCAGTATTGCTGGCCGGCTGCGACAAGTCCCTGCCCGGCATGTTGATGGCCGCAGCCCGGCTCAACCTCGCAAGCGTCTTCCTGTACGCCGGCTCCATCATGCCGGGCTTCGCCAAGCTCGAGGACGGCACGGAAAAGGAAGTGACCCTCATCGATGCCTTCGAGGCCGTGGGTGCCTGTGCCGCCGGCAAGATGAGCCTGAAAGACCTCGACAGCATTGAACGCGCCATCTGCCCCGGAGAAGGCGCCTGCGGCGGCATGTACACGGCCAACACCATGGCGTGCATCGGCGAGGCATTGGGCATGTCCCTTCCGGGTTCCGCCGCCCCACCCAGCGCCGACCGCCGTCGTGACATGTTTGCCCGCAAGTCGGGGGAGGCCGTGGTGAACCTGCTGCACCTGGGTATCCGTGCCCGCGACATCATGACCAAGAAAGCCTTTGAGAACGCCATCGCCGTCACCATGGCCTTCGGCGGATCCACCAATGCGGTGTTGCACCTGCTGGCCATTGCCCGCGAGGCCCAGGTGGATCTGACCCTGGCCGACTTCAACCGGATCGGAGATCGTGTTCCGCACCTTGGGGATCTCAAGCCGTTTGGCCGCTACGTAATGTTTGATGTGGACAAGATCGGCGGGGTGCCGGTCATCATGAAGGCCTTGCTCGACGCCGGACTCATCCACGGCGATTGCCTCACCGTCACCGGAAAGACTGTCGCGGAAAATCTGGCCCTGATCAACCCGCCGGACCCGGACGGGAAGGTGTTGCGAGCCATGGACAACCCGCTGCACAAGACCGGCGGCATCACCATCTTGCACGGTTCCATGGCCCCCGAGGGTGCCGTGGTTAAAAGCGCCGGGTTCGACCTGGACGTCTTTGAGGGAACGGCCCGAGTTTTTGAACGTGAGCAGGGTGCCCTGGAAGCTCTCGACCGGGGCGAAATCCATGCGGGCGAGGTGGTGGTGATCCGTTACGAAGGCCCCAAGGGTGGCCCGGGCATGCGCGAAATGCTGGCCATTACCGGCGCCATCAAAGGTGCCGGGCTGGGTAAGGACGTTCTGCTGCTCACGGATGGGCGCTTCTCCGGCGGCACCACCGGGCTGTGTATTGGTCACGTTGCCCCGGAAGCGGTCGACGGCGGACCGATCGCCTTTGTGCGCGACGGTGACACCATCCGGGTTGATATCGCGGCCCGGACCTTCGACCTGCTGGTGGATCCGGCGGAGCTGGATGCGCGCAAGGAAGGATGGGAGCCGCTCCCGGCCAAGTTCACCACGGGAGTTTTGGCCAAGTACGCCAAGCTTGTCAACAGTGCCTCAACGGGAGCCTACTGCGGCTAATCAAAGCGCGAATTTGCAGGAATATTGCCGAAAAATGGACACGATGACCATAAGGTGGACTTAGCGTCCACAATGTGAGACGCGGGTGTGGCCTGTTTGACACTCAGGATCGGGAAACGGGAGACTTGCAGACATGCAACGAAATCTCGTAGTCGTCATTAGCTAGCGCGTGACGCGAAGTGACCGCACCCAAGGTCATAGATCCCGTGACGCTCGCATGAGAGTATGTCACACCACGTGCATACCCCCTCGCCAAGTGACTTATGGGCTGAGGGGTTTTTTGTTTCCACCACCAGCGGCAACTCGTAGTACTGCGTCAACCATCCACAATTGAACGCAAGCAAAGAAGATTGACCCCAAGCATGAGTTTCCCAAAGGAAGAACCGATGAGTAAAGGAACGCCCGCCAGCCCAGCGCTGATGGCAGCCAAGTCCTCCGGACACGGTGCCCACGGTGGCACCACTTCTGGTGCCGTTGGCACCACCACCCCCGCCTCCGACGTCGTCGGGCCCAACAACGTTGTGGCGCCTGTACAGATGTCTGGCTCCGAGGCACTTGTCCGGTCCCTTGAAGAGCTTGGCGTCAAGGACATCTTCGGTTTGCCCGGTGGAGCAATCCTTCCTACCTACGATCCGCTCATGGCGTCGTCCCTCAACCACATCTTGGTCCGCCACGAACAGGGCGCCGGCCACGCTGCACAGGGCTACGCCATGGTCACCGGCAACGTTGGCGTTTGTATCGCCACCTCCGGCCCCGGTGCCACCAACCTGGTGACGCCTATCATGGATGCCCACATGGACTCGGTGCCCATGGTGGCCATCACGGGCCAGGTGTCCAGTGCCGTCATCGGCACCGATGCCTTCCAGGAAGCGGACATTGTGGGCATCACGATGCCCATCACCAAGCACTCCTACCTGGTGACGGACCCCAACGACATCCCGCGCGTGCTGGCTGAGGCCTTCCACCTCGCCTCCACCGGCCGCCCCGGCCCCGTTCTCGTAGACGTGTCCAAGGACGCCCAGGTTGGCCAGATGACCTTCTCCTGGCCGCCCGTCATTGACCTGCCCGGCTACCGCCCCGTGTTCCGTGGACACTCCAAGCAGCTGCGCGAAGCGGCCCGCCTGATCCGCGAATCCAAGAAGCCCGTACTCTACGTTGGCGGCGGTGTGCTCAAGGGCAATGCCTCCGACGAGCTCATGGTCTTGGCCGAACTGACCGGCGCACCCGTGGTCACCACGCTGATGGCCCGCGGCGTTTTCCCGGACTCCCACCCTCTGCACGTTGGCATGCCCGGCATGCACGGCACGGTTTCGGCCGTGACCGCGCTGCAGCAGTCCGACCTGCTCATCACTCTTGGCGCCCGTTTCGACGACCGCGTCACCGGCGTGCTGAGCAGCTTCGCCCCGCACGCCAAGGTGATTCATGCCGACATCGACCCGGCCGAAATCTCCAAGAACCGTACGGCCGATGTTCCGATCGTGGGATCCGTCAAGGA includes:
- the bcp gene encoding thioredoxin-dependent thiol peroxidase produces the protein MTERLVPGDLAPTFSLPNADGGTTSLADFAGRKVILFFYPAAMTPGCTKQACDFRDSLPSLQAAGYAVVGLSPDPVAKLEKFVARDGLNYPLLSDEDHAVALSYAAWGEKKNYGKTYQGLIRSTIVVDEAGEVAVAQYNIRATGHVAKLHRDLKIAAA
- a CDS encoding beta-N-acetylhexosaminidase, which codes for MDGTNRDNKPCRGIAVEHSPELAATATTLLADFAELTSSSLGRGVQPVTIELALDPDLEFSTENATAATEGYLLEINGGVKITARTDTGVYWGTRSLLQMLASSLTLPDGIAVDWPNYPVRGFMLDVGRRFARPEAVRDYIRMMSWFKINTFMIHLNDNEITKDTKRSWDEAQQGFRLASDSPWIAGLASEDGAYDRVEWDSFEDLAASRHVQLVPELDVPAHSRSIIRWRPETGLNGGDSDMLDLGKTETIHLVKGLFDEFVPWFRGPAVHFGADEYSKEHSEDYRRFFNAISTHLRSLGRDPVAWGSLSTMSGGAGSTGTEGYNRDVVICAWNNDWYSGQAAVTDGYKVINTNDDLLYIVPFADYYHGGALDAQPLFETWEPHVFGEGKDLCALHPQLLGAASAVWNDLVLNNYDEQAVFDLVKPAFGVLAQKMWVGAVAGLLYEEFTERGEALSRWPGRAHFH
- the ilvD gene encoding dihydroxy-acid dehydratase is translated as MTNNADSPSPGAVSADALVLAADGKPDIKPRSRVVTDGIHATPSRGMFRAVGMGDDDFRKPQIGVASSWNEITPCNLSLNRLAQGAKEGVFAADGFPMQFGTISVSDGISMGHEGMHFSLVSREVIADSVETVMMAERLDGSVLLAGCDKSLPGMLMAAARLNLASVFLYAGSIMPGFAKLEDGTEKEVTLIDAFEAVGACAAGKMSLKDLDSIERAICPGEGACGGMYTANTMACIGEALGMSLPGSAAPPSADRRRDMFARKSGEAVVNLLHLGIRARDIMTKKAFENAIAVTMAFGGSTNAVLHLLAIAREAQVDLTLADFNRIGDRVPHLGDLKPFGRYVMFDVDKIGGVPVIMKALLDAGLIHGDCLTVTGKTVAENLALINPPDPDGKVLRAMDNPLHKTGGITILHGSMAPEGAVVKSAGFDLDVFEGTARVFEREQGALEALDRGEIHAGEVVVIRYEGPKGGPGMREMLAITGAIKGAGLGKDVLLLTDGRFSGGTTGLCIGHVAPEAVDGGPIAFVRDGDTIRVDIAARTFDLLVDPAELDARKEGWEPLPAKFTTGVLAKYAKLVNSASTGAYCG
- a CDS encoding acetolactate synthase large subunit yields the protein MSKGTPASPALMAAKSSGHGAHGGTTSGAVGTTTPASDVVGPNNVVAPVQMSGSEALVRSLEELGVKDIFGLPGGAILPTYDPLMASSLNHILVRHEQGAGHAAQGYAMVTGNVGVCIATSGPGATNLVTPIMDAHMDSVPMVAITGQVSSAVIGTDAFQEADIVGITMPITKHSYLVTDPNDIPRVLAEAFHLASTGRPGPVLVDVSKDAQVGQMTFSWPPVIDLPGYRPVFRGHSKQLREAARLIRESKKPVLYVGGGVLKGNASDELMVLAELTGAPVVTTLMARGVFPDSHPLHVGMPGMHGTVSAVTALQQSDLLITLGARFDDRVTGVLSSFAPHAKVIHADIDPAEISKNRTADVPIVGSVKEIIPDLSAAVKVEFDTNGTPDLGDWWAFLGNLRDTYPLGWTEPEDGLMSPQHVISRIGALTGPEAVYAAGVGQHQMWAAQFIKYERTRSWLNSGGAGTMGYSVPAAMGAKVGNPDRVVWAIDGDGCFQMTNQELATCRINNIPIKVAIINNSSLGMVRQWQTLFYNSRYSNTDLNTGHDSIRVPDFVKLADAYDCVGLRCERVEDIDATIEAALAINDRPVIIDFVVSPDSMVWPMVPSGVSNDQIQVARNMTPVWDEED